One window of Atribacter laminatus genomic DNA carries:
- the tuf gene encoding elongation factor Tu: MAKQKFERTKTHVNVGTIGHVDHGKTTLTAAITETLSKLGMASYVPFDQIDKAPEERERGITIAIAHVEYQTEKRHYAHIDCPGHADYVKNMITGAAQMDGAILVVSAADGPMPQTREHILLARQVGVPYILVYLNKIDMVDDPELLELVEMEVRDLLNRYEFPGDDIPIIKGSALKALECGCGKRDCEWCKSVWELMDALDSYIPDPQRELDKPFLMSVEDVFTITGRGTVVTGRVERGVLHLGDQIEIVGLSHDIKKTVVTGIEMFRKLLDEAQAGDNIGVLLRGTEKKEVERGQVLAIPGSITPHTVFKGRVYVLTKEEGGRHTPFFNGYRPQFYFRTTDVTGEIKLAQGVEMIMPGDNADLDVKLIYPIAMEKGLRFAIREGGRTVGAGVVTDITE; this comes from the coding sequence ATGGCGAAACAAAAGTTTGAACGAACCAAAACCCACGTCAACGTCGGAACCATCGGTCACGTTGACCACGGGAAAACGACTCTCACCGCTGCCATCACCGAGACCCTCTCCAAACTCGGGATGGCAAGCTATGTTCCCTTTGACCAGATTGACAAGGCTCCTGAAGAACGAGAACGAGGCATCACCATCGCCATCGCTCACGTGGAATACCAGACCGAGAAACGGCACTATGCCCACATCGACTGCCCCGGCCATGCTGACTATGTCAAGAACATGATCACCGGTGCTGCCCAGATGGATGGTGCCATCCTGGTCGTCTCCGCAGCAGACGGTCCCATGCCCCAGACTCGGGAACACATCCTGCTCGCCCGTCAGGTCGGAGTCCCCTACATCCTGGTCTACCTGAACAAGATCGACATGGTCGATGACCCGGAACTCTTGGAACTGGTGGAAATGGAAGTCCGCGATCTCCTCAACCGCTACGAGTTCCCTGGAGACGATATCCCCATCATCAAAGGGAGCGCCTTGAAAGCCTTGGAATGTGGTTGTGGCAAACGGGACTGTGAGTGGTGCAAGAGTGTCTGGGAACTGATGGATGCCCTGGATAGCTATATCCCTGATCCCCAACGGGAACTGGATAAACCCTTCCTCATGTCGGTTGAAGACGTCTTCACCATCACCGGACGCGGAACTGTGGTCACCGGACGAGTGGAACGAGGGGTGCTCCATCTCGGAGATCAGATTGAAATCGTTGGTCTCTCCCATGACATCAAAAAGACGGTCGTCACCGGAATTGAAATGTTCCGCAAGCTCCTCGATGAAGCCCAGGCGGGTGACAATATCGGAGTGCTCCTCCGTGGCACCGAGAAGAAAGAAGTGGAACGGGGTCAGGTCTTGGCCATTCCCGGTTCCATCACTCCCCACACCGTCTTCAAAGGACGAGTTTACGTTCTCACCAAAGAAGAAGGGGGTCGTCATACTCCGTTCTTCAACGGCTATCGTCCTCAGTTCTATTTCCGGACCACCGATGTCACCGGTGAGATCAAGCTTGCCCAAGGGGTCGAGATGATCATGCCAGGAGATAATGCTGACCTCGATGTCAAACTCATCTACCCCATTGCAATGGAGAAAGGTCTCCGCTTTGCCATTCGTGAAGGTGGTCGTACCGTCGGAGCCGGAGTCGTAACTGATATTACTGAGTAG
- a CDS encoding carbon-nitrogen hydrolase family protein: protein MNQLKVACVQFKPVMGNVKRNLETIGNFIEKGKELKIDIMVFPELCVQGYDPKLVVSKAETQGDNSFQFLSEASKFSGIYLVVGIAEKSKDKLFNSSVLFYPDGKIGIYRKVHLWSTEAEIFTHGSDYPVFDTEFGKIAMWICYDTRFPEVARIFALKGARIALVPTAWLARDIEHWKLSVCSRALDNFMFVCGADQILQADYHQSHGASIIANPHGQIISQANLMEEMLISSNIDLSSVDELRQLIPVLADRQRSTYNRLYT from the coding sequence ATGAACCAGCTAAAGGTGGCCTGTGTTCAATTTAAACCGGTTATGGGTAACGTAAAAAGGAATTTAGAAACTATTGGTAATTTTATTGAAAAAGGGAAAGAGCTCAAAATTGATATAATGGTTTTTCCTGAACTTTGTGTTCAGGGTTATGATCCTAAATTAGTAGTGTCCAAAGCAGAAACACAGGGTGACAACTCGTTTCAATTCCTTAGCGAAGCCAGTAAATTTTCTGGAATTTATTTGGTTGTCGGCATTGCCGAAAAATCAAAAGATAAACTCTTCAACTCTTCAGTTTTATTTTATCCCGATGGAAAAATCGGAATTTATCGAAAAGTCCACCTTTGGTCAACTGAAGCCGAAATTTTTACTCATGGAAGTGACTATCCAGTTTTCGACACCGAATTTGGCAAAATAGCGATGTGGATCTGTTATGATACTCGATTCCCCGAAGTTGCTCGAATATTTGCTCTTAAAGGAGCTCGCATTGCGTTGGTCCCTACTGCTTGGTTGGCACGAGATATCGAACACTGGAAATTATCAGTTTGTTCACGGGCTTTAGATAATTTTATGTTTGTTTGTGGGGCTGACCAAATTCTCCAAGCCGATTACCATCAATCGCACGGAGCGAGCATAATCGCCAATCCTCATGGACAGATTATTAGTCAAGCCAATCTTATGGAAGAAATGCTTATATCCTCCAACATTGATCTAAGCAGCGTTGATGAATTGCGACAACTTATACCAGTATTAGCTGATCGACAAAGAAGTACCTATAACCGACTTTACACTTAA
- a CDS encoding uroporphyrinogen decarboxylase family protein — MKIIENILKKKAQPDFQQFIEVIIQKRKPTKVHQVELLIDQEIISTISQKYFLEEIISLTSLTQRQYIRQYVRWWYRMGYDYAMIIDLPGIGLEFPSQIRKTDDTASLSRGTRNWVEEKQGIITNWDDFENYPWPDPENIDLFPYLFAQQEMPEGMKLLVAGSSGLLEVVSENLLGIENMSYLLFDEPDLVEAVFEKVGNIMYRFYLRLADLEGIGGFFQGDDMGFKTSTILSPTLLKKYVLPWHKKVCTLAHLKGKVYFLHSCGQLKPIMDDLINWVGIDAFHSFQDEIMSVVDFKQEYGWKIGVLGGIDLDRLIRSNEVELRSYVRSILEKCQNNGGYALGSGNSIANYVPVNNYLIMLDEGFAYG, encoded by the coding sequence ATGAAAATAATTGAGAATATTCTCAAGAAAAAAGCTCAACCGGATTTTCAACAATTTATCGAGGTTATCATCCAAAAAAGAAAACCGACTAAAGTCCACCAAGTTGAACTGTTGATTGATCAGGAAATTATCTCAACAATTAGTCAGAAATATTTTTTGGAAGAAATTATCTCACTCACTTCTCTAACTCAAAGACAGTATATCCGACAATATGTTCGTTGGTGGTATCGGATGGGATATGATTACGCCATGATTATCGATCTTCCTGGAATTGGTTTGGAGTTTCCATCACAGATCAGAAAAACCGATGATACAGCAAGTTTGTCGAGAGGAACCAGGAACTGGGTAGAAGAGAAGCAAGGGATTATCACCAATTGGGACGATTTTGAAAATTACCCTTGGCCAGACCCTGAAAATATCGATTTGTTTCCTTATCTTTTTGCCCAGCAAGAAATGCCTGAAGGGATGAAGCTTTTAGTTGCCGGAAGTAGTGGATTGCTAGAAGTAGTGAGTGAAAATTTATTGGGAATCGAGAATATGAGTTATTTATTATTCGATGAGCCGGATTTGGTGGAAGCTGTATTTGAAAAAGTTGGCAATATCATGTATCGTTTTTATCTTCGACTAGCTGACCTGGAAGGAATTGGTGGATTTTTTCAAGGTGATGATATGGGGTTTAAAACTTCTACCATTCTTTCTCCTACTCTTTTAAAGAAATATGTCCTGCCCTGGCATAAAAAAGTTTGTACTTTGGCTCACTTGAAGGGGAAAGTTTACTTTCTTCATTCTTGTGGTCAATTAAAACCTATAATGGATGACCTGATCAACTGGGTAGGTATCGATGCTTTCCATTCATTTCAAGATGAAATAATGTCAGTGGTTGATTTTAAGCAGGAATATGGATGGAAAATTGGCGTTCTGGGAGGTATAGATTTAGATAGATTAATTCGAAGCAATGAAGTAGAGCTTCGCAGTTACGTTCGATCGATTTTGGAAAAGTGCCAAAATAATGGAGGTTATGCTCTAGGTTCGGGAAATTCAATAGCAAATTATGTTCCAGTCAACAATTATCTTATCATGCTCGATGAAGGATTCGCTTATGGGTGA
- the malQ gene encoding 4-alpha-glucanotransferase, translating to MSEMRKLAQLFGIETDYYDIHGNHVQIEDEVLVNLLGSFGEYSQNGSGWKENIHRKAEEIAFPIPPVIVASNLEITFIPQLNWLVGSLFFTREDVILEIPFRVENQKWSFPLPPDLEWGYYPLNFEIRTTLNTLYYKSFFIFTPKYCYLPEGKNFWGLNLAVYSTNTRKKQEIGDLQDLRLMSNLLKKYGGNFLGILPIHLLENRMPYGISPYYPADRLEWNPIYLPLEWVAQILAANHELNAPESFSLFMDRSPQDPSLLNYESAWKRKDQILRSFFQIWRKREINSADLNKKSFSDFLTNEGIRILHSAFFQAYALRQGWDFRSWPLDFQRGDKGAIAQFIDQNHEEVYYFVFLQWLMELYLKTHFQSSDMLAFDLPVGTSPTGIESWLNQDLFVFSQRVGAPPDDFSPAGQNWGFPPANPWKDRENHYSHFISLIQANMKYCSFLRIDHIMGLYRLFWIPEGCDPKCGTYVRSFFQDLLGIVALESHRQKVIVIGEDLGTVPPQVREAMRAYKILSTRVFYFESDQNGFIPAPNHYPRETMVTIGTHDMPPLKAFLEGKDIDLREKLGLFTSEEATVQHQIRQQRIAGVKSRLIEWDYLREPDSFDDFLEAVLFYLSKTSSILKIVNLDDLMKSDIQINLPGTITEYPNWRHRLVVCPDELEKIIQKMASIFRL from the coding sequence ATGAGCGAAATGAGAAAATTAGCTCAATTATTCGGAATAGAAACCGATTATTATGATATTCATGGGAATCATGTTCAAATTGAAGATGAAGTTTTAGTAAACCTTCTTGGTTCTTTCGGTGAATATTCTCAAAACGGGTCAGGTTGGAAGGAAAATATCCATCGAAAAGCAGAAGAAATAGCTTTTCCTATTCCACCGGTTATTGTTGCCTCAAATCTCGAGATTACTTTTATTCCTCAATTGAATTGGCTTGTGGGATCACTCTTTTTCACTCGAGAAGATGTTATCTTGGAAATTCCCTTTCGAGTTGAAAACCAAAAGTGGAGCTTTCCTCTTCCACCGGATTTAGAGTGGGGATATTATCCCCTCAATTTTGAAATTCGAACCACGTTGAATACTTTATATTATAAAAGTTTTTTTATATTTACTCCAAAATATTGTTATCTTCCCGAAGGAAAAAACTTTTGGGGTTTGAACCTAGCCGTTTATTCAACCAATACCAGAAAAAAGCAGGAAATAGGAGACTTGCAAGACCTGAGATTAATGAGTAATCTCCTTAAGAAATACGGTGGCAATTTTTTAGGGATACTTCCCATCCATCTCTTAGAAAATCGAATGCCGTATGGAATCAGCCCTTATTATCCAGCGGATCGGTTAGAGTGGAATCCCATTTATCTTCCTTTGGAATGGGTTGCCCAAATATTAGCAGCGAACCATGAGCTGAATGCACCAGAATCTTTCTCCCTATTCATGGATCGATCTCCTCAAGATCCTTCACTTCTTAATTACGAATCCGCATGGAAGAGAAAAGATCAAATTCTTCGCAGTTTTTTTCAAATTTGGCGGAAAAGAGAGATTAATTCGGCTGATTTGAATAAAAAAAGTTTTTCTGACTTTTTAACCAATGAAGGAATACGAATTCTCCATTCAGCTTTTTTCCAAGCTTATGCTTTAAGACAAGGTTGGGATTTCCGATCTTGGCCCCTTGATTTTCAGAGAGGTGATAAGGGTGCTATCGCCCAATTTATTGATCAAAATCATGAGGAAGTCTATTATTTTGTTTTTTTACAATGGCTCATGGAGCTCTATCTGAAAACCCATTTTCAGTCGTCGGATATGCTGGCTTTTGACCTGCCAGTGGGAACTTCCCCAACCGGTATTGAGTCGTGGCTCAATCAGGACCTATTTGTATTTTCTCAGCGAGTTGGTGCTCCTCCTGATGATTTTTCACCGGCTGGTCAGAATTGGGGTTTTCCACCGGCGAACCCTTGGAAGGATAGAGAAAATCATTATTCTCATTTTATTTCACTCATTCAAGCCAATATGAAATATTGTTCCTTTCTTCGTATCGATCATATTATGGGATTGTATCGATTATTTTGGATTCCCGAAGGATGTGATCCAAAATGTGGGACCTATGTTCGATCTTTTTTCCAGGATTTATTAGGGATTGTTGCTCTCGAGAGCCATCGTCAAAAAGTAATTGTTATAGGTGAAGACTTGGGCACGGTTCCTCCTCAGGTGAGAGAAGCCATGAGAGCTTATAAAATTCTTTCAACTCGAGTTTTCTATTTCGAGAGTGATCAAAATGGTTTCATTCCAGCACCAAACCATTATCCAAGAGAAACCATGGTGACCATTGGAACTCATGATATGCCCCCCTTGAAAGCATTTTTGGAAGGGAAAGATATCGATTTACGAGAAAAATTAGGGTTATTTACTTCAGAGGAAGCAACAGTACAACACCAGATTCGTCAACAAAGAATTGCAGGGGTAAAAAGCCGGTTGATTGAATGGGATTATTTAAGAGAACCTGATAGTTTTGATGACTTTCTTGAAGCCGTCCTTTTCTACCTATCTAAAACTTCTTCTATATTGAAAATAGTCAATTTGGATGATTTAATGAAAAGTGATATTCAAATTAATTTACCTGGAACCATTACCGAATATCCAAATTGGCGTCACCGATTAGTGGTTTGCCCAGATGAATTAGAAAAGATAATCCAAAAAATGGCATCGATTTTTAGATTATAG
- a CDS encoding MFS transporter codes for MDLAIALLHGTVDLFVEFLSPISPYLIKTYSVEPRTIAMLIASIMLMTALSQIFFAMVLPRVKKQWLLLYGIVAFVVLPTSLLSFKMNIIGLYLVFFTVFLANAAYHPFGTALANRNQSSKTVTSFVSGGIVGGALGPIFITWWVGSLGLNKIIFFNLLIFIILQPILWKIKRNFTPITKHPNFSWKSFPILIPIWIMVGLRTFYMSSLHTYSPMYSNFRGYSLIIGGSLLSLGLVSGLFFNILGSRFRIRFNNWLVNVVSFAGMGLFLNIFVHIDSLVLFILFYVLSDSFMFFSMSSNVIEAQKILPGHPAFAASVSMGLAWATGYLLHLSYSSFFGNQVGFVLNSIGIFSLITSGCLLIFSRFFGKIPKES; via the coding sequence GTGGATCTCGCTATTGCATTATTACATGGAACAGTTGACCTATTCGTTGAATTCCTTTCACCGATTAGTCCCTATTTGATTAAAACCTATTCAGTAGAACCCCGAACCATTGCTATGCTCATTGCATCAATAATGCTGATGACGGCTTTAAGTCAAATTTTCTTTGCTATGGTTCTTCCCAGGGTGAAAAAACAATGGCTTTTGCTCTATGGAATTGTAGCTTTTGTCGTTCTTCCCACTTCACTGCTTTCATTCAAAATGAACATTATTGGACTATACTTGGTTTTTTTTACGGTTTTTTTAGCCAATGCTGCCTACCATCCTTTTGGTACAGCTTTGGCCAATCGCAATCAAAGCTCCAAAACGGTTACCTCTTTTGTGTCGGGAGGCATTGTCGGAGGGGCCTTGGGTCCAATTTTTATTACCTGGTGGGTTGGAAGCCTTGGGCTCAATAAAATTATCTTTTTTAATCTTTTAATTTTTATTATTCTTCAACCGATTCTATGGAAAATAAAAAGAAATTTCACTCCTATCACCAAACATCCAAATTTTTCTTGGAAGTCATTTCCAATTCTCATCCCAATTTGGATCATGGTTGGTTTAAGAACTTTCTATATGTCTTCTCTTCACACCTATTCACCAATGTATAGCAACTTTCGAGGGTATAGTCTTATTATTGGCGGTTCACTTCTCTCTCTTGGTTTGGTTTCCGGCCTGTTTTTTAATATCCTTGGTTCTCGATTTCGGATTCGATTCAACAATTGGCTGGTCAATGTGGTATCTTTTGCTGGAATGGGACTCTTTTTAAACATTTTTGTTCATATCGATTCTCTCGTTTTATTTATACTCTTCTATGTTCTTTCTGATTCATTTATGTTTTTCTCCATGAGTTCGAACGTCATAGAAGCCCAAAAAATTCTCCCCGGGCATCCAGCTTTCGCCGCATCGGTTTCAATGGGTTTAGCCTGGGCAACTGGATATCTACTCCATTTAAGCTATTCGTCTTTTTTTGGAAATCAGGTTGGTTTTGTCCTCAATAGTATCGGAATCTTCTCTCTTATTACCTCAGGATGTTTACTCATTTTCTCCCGTTTCTTTGGGAAAATACCAAAAGAATCATGA
- a CDS encoding MFS transporter, with translation MKKSYSLFRFFSPQFLILMLVAFVANFTYISTSILFALFAKKIGLNVTETGIVIAALTLGALIGGPIWGKFVDRTGKRKFTILISMIGQGVFCLITPFISGFFPLLMVRFGFGWFWVAQTPIVNEIIIKKRNIEARNRELSWINIIRGVSYSFAMLISGYFSDFDPTWNFYLAGFVSLAIIYPIFLLKKVDGLRSQKEGLKIDNRWILRRKNFLFYLPIFLRSTAVNGLSFFIPLFWKEKGLSAAFIGMVLGVSNFIQLMFFPIVGKTCSRKTKNIPTIIQFGYALTMIPFIVAPYLYRGTSVFIPQSVLSISWVFFYIGSTLLLGEIAPHSQRTEALGWMETAFNLGGTIGPIAFSLVLAESSNNYLLSFLSFSLLVFSALIIFSSYERRYHKS, from the coding sequence ATGAAAAAAAGTTATTCCCTCTTTCGGTTTTTTTCTCCTCAGTTTTTAATATTAATGTTGGTCGCTTTTGTTGCCAATTTTACCTATATATCAACTTCAATTCTTTTCGCTCTTTTTGCCAAGAAAATTGGTCTTAATGTTACTGAAACTGGAATTGTCATTGCAGCTTTAACCTTAGGTGCGCTCATTGGTGGACCAATCTGGGGTAAATTTGTTGATCGAACCGGAAAAAGGAAATTTACTATTCTCATCAGCATGATTGGTCAGGGTGTTTTTTGTCTTATCACTCCCTTTATATCTGGTTTTTTCCCTTTATTGATGGTGAGGTTTGGTTTTGGTTGGTTTTGGGTCGCTCAAACACCAATTGTGAATGAAATCATTATTAAAAAGCGGAATATCGAAGCCAGAAACCGTGAACTGAGTTGGATTAATATCATACGTGGTGTCAGCTATTCCTTTGCTATGCTCATTTCTGGTTATTTCAGTGATTTCGATCCGACCTGGAATTTCTACTTAGCAGGCTTCGTTTCCTTGGCAATAATTTATCCAATCTTTCTTTTGAAAAAAGTCGATGGATTAAGGAGCCAAAAAGAAGGTTTAAAAATCGATAATCGATGGATATTAAGAAGGAAAAATTTTCTTTTTTATCTCCCAATTTTCCTGCGATCAACAGCCGTAAACGGACTTTCTTTTTTCATCCCATTGTTTTGGAAGGAAAAGGGTCTGTCGGCAGCTTTCATAGGTATGGTTTTAGGAGTATCTAACTTCATTCAACTAATGTTTTTTCCAATCGTAGGAAAAACCTGTTCTCGGAAAACAAAAAATATCCCTACAATTATACAGTTTGGATATGCCTTAACTATGATTCCATTTATCGTAGCTCCATATCTCTATCGCGGGACATCAGTCTTCATTCCTCAATCGGTTCTTAGTATTAGTTGGGTGTTTTTCTATATTGGCTCTACCCTTCTCTTGGGGGAAATAGCTCCCCATTCCCAGAGAACCGAAGCTTTGGGGTGGATGGAAACCGCCTTTAATCTAGGAGGAACCATCGGCCCCATTGCTTTCTCATTGGTTCTTGCTGAAAGCAGCAATAACTACCTGCTATCTTTTTTAAGTTTTTCTTTGCTGGTTTTTTCTGCTTTGATTATTTTTTCCTCCTATGAAAGGAGATATCATAAAAGCTAA